Within Sorghum bicolor cultivar BTx623 chromosome 2, Sorghum_bicolor_NCBIv3, whole genome shotgun sequence, the genomic segment ATCGACAGTGATGCCGCCGCAGCCGAGGTAGTGCACCATAGAGGAGCGACGAGGATGGGGCCCCTCAGAAGGGTGCCTCTCGAAGTCTCGAGCTCCCCAACCTGGAGTGCACCATAGATTCCTCGGCATGTGCTGCCTGCCGACGTcttcgctcagctctctctatAGATGACCATCGTGCCGTGCTGGCACGGCGTGCCAGGCCGTGTCATGCCTGCACTATGCCGTGTCGTGCCGTCGTGCTGGCTGTGCCATGCCAGATGCGTGCCTCGTGCTAGGGGTACGGCCCAAGGCACGGCCCACGAGCCATTTTTCCATGGCGCGCCGCCCGGTGGGCACGACAATTTTGACCGGGCCATGCCAGCCCTTGGCCCGTTAAACATTATCAAATCACAGCAATACAACATCAATCGTTTGAATGCGGCCCTAGGTCCTCGCCGTCGACAGGGGCTGGATGCTCATCTGCCACGTGCGTTGCGAGCCCAACACTAACAACGGACGGGTGAGCCAGCCCCGACCACGACCTCCAACTACAGCACCGCCTCTCAATGGGCGCTTGGCCGGCGGCCTAGCCATGTCTACTCCAGAGGAGGAAGACGCGGCATCAGGCACCAACCTACAAAGCAAAACAAAAATGGAGCCGTGATTAGAATGACGACAAGGGGAGAAAGACGGCGACACTACTAAAAAaacttaaccgtggcgggcatttTTCATTTACCGTGGTGGTTTTGGCAACCGCCACGGACATAAGGTCACGGTTAATCATGGCTTAAACGAGGCGGTTTTccaaaccgccacggttaaagacttaaccgtggcgggctaCATAAGGCAACCGCCACGGTAAATAAGCAATAATCGTGGCGGTTGCCTTACGcagcccgccacggttaagtcTTTAACCGTGGTGGTTGTCTTATGTTGCCCGCCTCTATTAAAGTTTTAATGGAGGCGGTTGTTTCTATTTGCCCGACTCTGTTAATGTTTGTTTCacatttaaaaaatttattatCAATTCGgattcaaaacctatttcaAATTCAGATTTCAATGTTGCTAATGTTATTTTCTAAGCAAAATTTTGATAATGTTAATAGCAGCAAATagatgacatatatatatacatccatGTTAATTTAAAACAACCAATATTAGTGATCACATCATTCTTTATAAACACATATCATTCACATCATTCGTGCATACATGGTTCTACATATCATCTAAGGAGGGCAACAAATAATCTTTCATTTGTAACCCTTTTTCCTTATCGCTCCAGTTTCTGATTCTCTCAAACTTTGGATCTAGACACATGTTGCATCGGTAGATGATTCTACTGTCCGACCACCCATGACGAGCCTTTACCATTAGCATTTGGAGGTACCACCCATGACGAGCCTTTACCATTAGCATTTGGAGGTTAAAACGTAGTGCTGTCCAGTGCTTCGGACAGTCCTTATAGAGGGGATCAATGGCTGCCTGCTTCATCTCTCTAAAATTCTCCAACCACGTACCTTGGGCTCCCAAATAaaatgtcatcatcatcatgacGATTAGCAATTGACTCAAACAGCTCCACAGTCTCAGGGTCCCTCACTGGCTCATCACTATCATCGTATCCTTCATCGCCGTCAGCCATGTCTTGGAGCAGATCAGCAATCGTGATGTAGTCATGCTCGGTAGTAGCACTACCATGTTCGTCGTCCGCTACTGATGAGGTATGTGGTTCGGTATTCACCGCCGCCTCATCTTCTATTTCCCCATGAAACTTCCAAACAGTGTAATCATTGACAAAACCGTATCGGACCAAATGAGATTTCACCGTGTCATCTCCATGGGCATAAAGGTTCTTGCAACTCTTACATGGACAGATGGTGAGTTCTCGCTTGAGACTAAGACGATGACTTTTGGCGGTGGAaataaactttgtcaaatgttcAATGTAAGCTGGATCCAATCTTGACATCTTATACATCCATTCCCTGTCCATGACTCTTGCTCCCTTGCAAAGACAACAAGAATAACACATGTAAGCATACTAATCTAGAAAATAAACAACTCAaaatagatctagatctagatttaAAGAAAAAGGTTCCAAATCATAGAAAATAGAGAGGATCAAGCAAGAGAACATAAATCAACCTCTTGTTGTGTCCTCCTTCACTAAATATAAGGGCAAAATCTTCCCCTTTAGAAAATGGCCATTTTTATGGATTTGAGGTCAAAACCCTAAAAAATAGAGGAGCAGCCGCGGGGAAGAAGGTGGTTGCGGCTGTATTTATAGCCCGtacttaaccgaggcgggcattgTAAGCAATCCGCAACGATTAATGAGCTATTAACCGCGGCGGGCGATAAAaggaaccgccacggttaatattTATTAACGGTGGCGGTTGTGTTACAACGCCCGCTACGGTTAATGggaattaaccgtggcggttgtctAATATTGCCCGTCATGGTTAatgattaaccgtggcggttgtctTCCGGCCTGGCCGGCTTGAACCGGCAGTGAATAACCGTGGCGGGCTAAACCAACGCCCGCCTCGGAGGGCTTATGTGAAACGTTGTGCAAAATAAAATTTGTAGTAGTGCGAGTGAACAACAAACCAGATCTAGGGTTAGGGGTGGGGGGATACTTGTCTGCTCCAGAGCCCGATGTTGGAGAATAAGAGACCAGCGAGCCAACAACGACAAGAAACAGATAGAGCAGAGATTAGAAATGACGGTGAGCGGCGGTAGAGCGAGTTACATGAACACAGACTCACATGGTTCACTGGAGGaagagaggggaggaggggaAAGTAGGGAGGAAAGGGACAAAGGGAGAGGATTAGCGAACTCAGGCGTCGGCGTCGAGGCGGCGGAGCACCGGATCGAGAACGGCAGCGACCAGCGAGAGCCGAGGCGAGAGTGAGAGGACGACGATACGGGAGTGGCCAAGCGGCTGCAGCGCGGGGGTGGGAATGCTTAGGGTCAGGGTTGGGGGGGCACCCGCATCAGTCGGCTTATATATGCCGAGGAGCGGAGGCCGGAGGGGTAGGGCCGCCTGGTGACCATTGCGGCCACCGGGCTACGCGCCGTGCCGGCCTTTTGGCCAGGCCGGCACGGGCACGACACCACCGGGCCTTGTGGTGCTTTGTGCCGGGCCAAAACCCCAGCCATGGGCCGGCCCGGCAGGCCACGGGCTGCATGGCCAACTGTAGCTCTCTCCGTTGCCCGGGGTTGCTCGATATGATGCTGTTTCCTGGCTGCGCTGTCCGTGGGTATTGCAGTGATTGGGATCATCAAAATGCTACTGCATTTCCATGTGACTCAGTAACCGGCAATCTAGATACCTTTACTGATGAGTGCAAGGCACGCCTGTTTGGACCGTGAATCCAATGACTTTGTGATTGTACATTTCGAAGCCTTTTTACTGTTCCATACTACAGCTCAATAGTTCTTCCGTATTTCATGTGGAATGTTCGATCGTGTTGTAATTTTTTTCTGTGGACCAGATCACATCAGGAGAACAGATTGGGCCCAAGAAATAACGGATTGGGCCAGAAACATGTCACAGATGCCGCTGCGTGGCCAGCCATTCATCACCATCAACATCAACGCCACGCATGCCGGCGCCGCGATTTCCCGATCCCGAAACCCGGACGCGGCGCTGCCATGGGGATGCTCACGAGAGCCAAGAAGAGGAGGCTGGAACAAGAGGAAGAGcgcctcgccgtcgccgaccGGATCAGCAGCCTTCCTGACGACGTCCTCGGCGACATCGTCTCCCTCCTCCCCACCAAAGACGGCGCCCGCACCCAGGTCCTCTCCTCCCGCTGGCGCCACGTATGGCGCTCCGCTCCTCTCAATCTCGACCTCCACGCCGACGACACCGATGGCCGCGGCATCCTCGCCAGCGATATCTCCCGCATCCTCTCTGCGCACCGTGGCCCCGGCCGCCGCTTCGTCATGCCTCGCCACtacaagcacaagcacaagGAGTATCCCACTCCCACCACCCCGGCGACCATGGATGGCTGGCTCCAGTCTTCTGCCCTCAACAACCTCCAGGAGCTCGAGTTCTTCGGCAACGTTATTCTTCAGCGGCCGCCATGGATGTACCGCTTCTCGTCTACCCTTGGTGTTGCTAGATTTGGCTTCGGTGGCAGCAGCTTCCCGGATGGAATAATCGGAAACAATGCCAGCGCGCTACGCTTTCCTCTTCTCCGGCAGATGACCCTTTTGAATGTCAGCATCTCAGTGAGCTCCCTGCATGCCTTGCTCGCCGGCTGCCCTATCCTGGAAAGCTTGCTAATTCACGAGTTGGGCCACCCTCGACTATCGTCTATCGGTGTGCATTCTTGTTGGCAGCTGCAAATCGTCTCCCCTAGCCTCAGAAGCATCGGTGTGCATTCTTCTTGGCTGGGTCACAGGTTAGCCATAGTCATCGAGGATGCCCCATGTCTAGAAAGACTGCTATATTTTGAAGGGATGAAGGTGGACATTTCGGTAATCTCTGCGCCAAGATTTGTTATTTTGGGAGACCTCTTTCAGAATTGGCGTCCTACATTTGGGGGTAATGCAACCTTTTTTCAGGTACAGGCACCACTCTCAGTTTCACCTACCAGGCCTTCACGAGAGATAATATATATCCAAGTTTCTTCAGTTAATTTGATCATGTTTTAATTGTATGCTTAATGTAACTCAGGGATCAACTGTTGATAGCATGACGGCCGTGTTACCTAGTGTGAAGGTTTTATCTTTATCTGATGTCAAAGTTTGTTTGGATGCGGCTATTAATTTAGTGAAGTGCTTTCCCCACATGGAGAGGTTGTATATCAAGGTGACTCCATCACTGTACCAAAGTGTGCATACATCTGCATTTTTGTCTATTTGTCTTTGTATTATatgtattttatatatatatatatatatatatatatatatatatatatatatatatatatatatatatatatatatatatatatatatatataccgatGATTGTTCTAATGCTTGATATATTGACCATTCATTTCTATGTTCCTTTTGCAGGCACAAACTCTGTGGTTGAAACCGAAAGGTGTGTCGTATCATAAATACCAAAACCTTATTCGCACCCTTGACATCGGTGTGAGGAAAATTGTGCTAGTAAACTATGAAGGAAGCAAGTCACATATTAACTTTGTCAAGCTTTTTGTATCAAATGCCAAAGTGTTGGAGTCACTGAGGCTTGAGTTAGCAATCACAAATGTTAGCGATTGTTGGATTGCAAGACAGCATAAGCGGCTCCATATTGAAAAGAGGGCTTCCAGGGGTGCACAGATCGCTTTTGTATCCCCTAACACGATGATTGGTCCACCTGATGAGCTTCTAAGTGCTGAGAAAGTACATGATCTGTCAACCGACCCTTTTCAAAGGTTTCATTAGTAGGTCTAATGGCATTTGGTTTTTAAGCTGGATGAATATTCAGTGAGATTTATCTTGCAGTGTGCTAATATGTATTTCTCCTTTGCTTATACACTGGTTTGTGAACTGATGATTTGGTGCTATATTCTTTTTTAAACAGAGAAAGGCTCTTGAAATGTCAAAACCAGTATTGTTCCATGCACAACGCTGACCAAGTTAACCACTATCAAACTTGAGTTGGTGAATTTCTATAAATTAATATTTGATTTTAGATATGTAtatgtttattaataaaagtcatCCTGCTTATTTCTACAATCTCCTTTGACTCTATCTCTCCCTAACTCATAAATAACCTCATTTGTATATGGAGTGTATTGGTCTTGTACACCCGAAGACTTAGGTACTAAgcagttttttttagttttcttCTTATACTAATTACAGTGCTTATGTTTTCAATTCATTCATGTTCTACTTTTGAcgcctgaaactaacactacagGAAAATcctactttgccgagagccggtatctttgccgagagctgtcgagtagacactcggcaaagagcttcctttgccgagcgccacgtcaggcgctcggcaaagggctctttgccgagagccgaaaGCAGGCGATCGGCAAagaggctctttgccgagagcagcTCACTCAGCAAAGGCGCGCTCTCGGCAAAGTCTCTGTCGACCACCAAACGCCGACGGTCGGTGTCCCTTTTGCCGAGAGCCTTCCGTTTGGtaccctccctctccctctcctcgcTCCATTCACCTTCCCACTCCACCCTATCCTTCTTCGGCTGGGGACGGCGACGGTCGGCCGGATCTGCCCCCTTGGGATCGGATCTGGCGAGCAGGTGGCCGGGGCCGCAGTTGCTGGGGTGGTCTCCGGCTGGACGGCGTCGATCATCCCCACCCTCCTGGTGTGGTGGAGGCCGGCCAGATCCGCCCCCCTCTCGGGCCGGATCTACACGCAAGTCCTTCTCCTCTAGCGTTGGGTTGGGTTCGGGGTGGCCTTCTCTGGCTGGCGAGCTGGTGGGCAGTCACCCCCTCCCCCCTCCTGTTGCAGCAACAGACGATCGGATCCACCCTCGGGGGCAGATCTGGTGCGTCGTTGGCCAACCCCCATGGCCCGACGCTGGGTTGTGGTGGGGTTGGACTGCATTGGTTGCCATACTGGATGGCCGCCCCTTCTCTACCAGTCGCCCACTTGGGGGCTTGGTATGGCGGGTCGGTGGACGCCCCTTGGCTGGGCCAGCCTAGTGTCCTCCAACGGCAACCGGGGCCGGCAAGAAACAAGGGTGAAAACCTCCCCAGGCTTCATGCATAGGGTAGACGATGGTGGTGCGCTAGTGTCACCAACTTCCTAGAGGCGTCGTCATATGCTCAGTTCATTGTTGGCGGCTGGGGCAATTTTGGGGATGAAAGTTCGTTTGGGTGATGCTCACAATGAAGTTGGCATCCACGGACATCATGCCCTTCTTGAAGGCTTCGTTGATGCACTCTGCTTGTCCGCACCGCGCCATTTGTTGAAGTTGTTCATGCCGCTGAAGCTCCTAGTTGTACATGCGTGTACGCTTTTATCACAATGCAACGATTTCTCCTACTGCACTTGACCTCACCGGCGTTGTTGTAGCGGATGCTTTGCCGCTATCTCTTCTTTGAAAGATGCTTTGCCGTCGTGGTTGCTGGCCTTCTCTTTGGCAGTTGCTTTGTTACTAAGAGTGCAATGACCACTCCTTGGGCCCCTGTCTGGTAGATTTTGCTACCGAGTGTGTGCTAGCCCGCTTCTCAGTGGATGCTTGGCCACCGTGGTCGCTTGGTTCATTGGAGCATGCTTCGCCACCGTGGTCGCTTGGTTCGTTGGCGGATGCTTTACCGTCATTGCTATTGGATGCGTGTTCTCTAGGTGGATGCTTTGCAACCTTGGCTTGGTCTTTGTGTATGAAACCTTTGTGTTGTTGTTTTAATCACAGTCACAGTTGTAGGTCCAGGGTGTTGAGGGCAGTCGCGCTCTCTTCGTAtcttttattttcctatatttatTCCAGGTTACGCACTACTATCTTAATGGTTTTGTAGTTGAGAGTTCTCTCGTAGCTGACTTATACTTCACTCCTCTTAATAATGAACAACGGGCTATATCCCCCGATCGCGAAAAAAAGATAGATGTTGTCGGGGGGAAGGTGGATCCACAGCATGCAGGATTATAGTGGAAtgtggaggcggaggcggaggcggaggcttcTAGTGGCAGTGACGACGAGTGAGATTGGAGCGGCGGAGAGTCGGGCATAACGGGGATGGAGGCTTGAGCGATGCGGACGCCATCTTCGTTCTTGGTGGCCTGTTGGATGCCATCAGTTTGGCAGCAGCCTTGTTAGGCTCGGCTTATAGACAACGGTGAGGCTGACAAACAACTTCTTGAAGGAGCTCCTCGTCGGTGGTTAGCATCCCCGAGTCCAGGTTTACATGATTTAGAATTTCAGGTGCAGCAGTACACTGGTGCTGCTAACTGACTTTCCTTTTCTCTCTGAATCCAGTTCATAATCAAGCCTTGCAGCCAAATGGGCACATGTGCACTCCATAAGCCGATCAAATGGGAGATCATACGTGTTCGATGCTGCAGCTCCTGATCCTTTTGTTGCACCTGTTTTCTTTTCCTAGCTCCTCTAAACGTTCTTTTGTGCTCCTCTAAACAGTTATCCTCAAGTGTATTTCTGTCTTTCTTGATAAATACTAGGCAAGCTTCTATTCCATGCTCTTCCGCAGCAAAGGGCGTGATGAGGACATACCCTCAATTGGAGTGACGAGTTCTCACAAGTGTATATAAAGATATTCTGGAGGGTAATGTGAATATGCCCAAAGATTTTTCAGAGGAAAGAGACGTGTTGCCAGTGCACAGGAGTTGGTTTGTACAAGGAAAATACTAATTAATGACTGCGTTTTGCCTTGACTAATGCCTAAAAATAATCTCTTTAACTTAACAGCAACTGAGCAACATGTGAACTGCCAGTCGGCACGTGTTTGTGCAAAAAAATCAAATGGAGGGTGGAGTTATATTTGACCAAGGATCAGACAAACAAAGCAAATGACAACCTGAGCACTTCAACTTTGTGCACGAATGAAAAAAGGAATTCAGCAAGAGTCTGTACCAGGCTACCAGCTACCAGATGAAGCTACACGTTAAAACTAAAGCAAATAGATATCTAAGTTtcttgtattttttttctcaggATAATTTCTATGACATGGTTGTGTGATGGATTGTTTACTTTCCTTGTTTCAGTTGTTGGTCTGTCATCCTCATCCCCCTTGCTATCTTTTGTTTTGTGTTACTGAACTTTAGGCTCACAATGTCTGTTTAATGGCAGATCCCACGCATTTAGGTGGAGCACAGACATTAAGTGGAGGAAAGTGGAAGAGGTGTGCAAGCTGTGTGATAACTCAATAGTAACAGCAACAGGGAATGAAAGTGAAGCACTGCTTGAAAATATACAGTGGACAACTTGAATCTTTGTCTACAGTATTATAATATTGCCGCACACGCTATATTAGGCCATATTAGACATAACAGCGAGCCAACttctcatttttttttgttgcaacCAGCTCAGTCACAGGCTATTCTACACTCGAGATGTGGCAGAAGAGAACGTGCTGCGAGGTTGGAGTGGTGCAAACTGTGTGTACCTCGAGTGCGCCCACGTGCGGTGGGGGATCTGCTTGCTGATATCCCTAGCAACCAGCCACCCGGCCCATTTCGCCGCTCCACCTTATCCGCAGTGCCGCTGCAGCCCACAGCCTGCAGCAATGTGTCACTTCCTTTGCCCTTATCTCAGACCAAACTCCATTTTGTCATTCCCCACATGGCATGTGGGGTCCACCAACCACCCCTCCCGTGGCCTCCCCCTCCCACCGCAAGCGGTGAGGTAATCTAGGTTGGGTCCAAAGTTCGTCCTATCTTATCTTAGCCTAACGTATCACTTCAAAATTTCAGGATGTATattgttttttttagaaaaagtcCAATTACCTTCCGCAACTATCTTGGTTGTCTAATTTTGCTTAGTAAACTACAAAACCAGTTTTTTTACATCTCTAACTTTTAAAACCATTTTCCTTTTGCACTTGGATGGTTTTGATgattattttgctgatgtggcactatGTTAGAGAGGATAAATTAGAATAAGTTGAAAGTATAGGGAGATAAATCAAACTATAAATGTTTAAAAAAAGatccaaaatttcacaaaaacatttttttcaaaaatctaTCAAAATATATAACAAAATAATGTAATTAAAAATCCTAAAATCTGGTTTCAGATTATATAGCTAGTTTCAGATCTGTTTTCTAAAATCATGCTCTATTTTATGGTGTTTGCTTGAAATTGTTTGAATCTTGATAGACTAATTTTTGTATGCTTTTTTGTTAGTAGAAACTCTCGTTATCTTATGtttgttaaaaaataaaatattctaGTCTCCAACATTCACCTGTGAATCTTATTTTTAGCAAGAAAATTAATCTCATTATAAGATTTGAGAGGTTACCACTTTTTCATAATGTTGGAAGTAATTAATTTAAATGCAGATTTGAGAGGTTACCACTTTTAATAATAACAAGGGTAGGTAATTTACATGGAAATTCACTGTGTAAAAAACGCTAAGCACTTAGAAAAAAAGTGTGTAGGATGCATCATAGGCGAGCATATTATAGGTTAGTGGCGGAGGCAGGGGGGCTGGTGGTACTAATCCGTCTATTAGATATTAGATATTAAGGGCTTGTTTCGTTCCTCTTGTTAAATTTTAGCCGGGCTAAAGTTTAGTCATTTTATTAGCTAAACTTCCAAACACATTTACTAaaaaaaggagctaaaatattttttttctattagtCATGCAAAAGTAGTTAAAATAGTTTTAAATGGCTAAAATTTAGCGagggaaactaaacaagctctaaatATATGTATTCAATATTTATTTAGCCCCTCCTAATTCAGCCCAAGCAACCAAACATTCACTGTATCTGAGGCCCAGTTACATACAGCAATAAGCCCATTTACATAGGACGTCCGTTCGGCTGGCCTGCTCGTTGCTGGTCTTCTTTTTTGagctgccttgtttagtttgcaaaaattttcgtttttgttactgtagcattttgtttttatttgacaaacattgtccaaataaagagtaactaggctcaaaatattcatctcataaattaaaggtaaactgtgcaattagtttttattttcatctatatttaatgttccatgcatgcgaccaaagattcgatgtaatggggaatcttgaaaatttttgcaaggcTACTTGGAAATGGCACTGGATGGTCAGCAGAGCACGTGCATTTGGTGGAGAGGAATGGCACTGGATGCTTCATGGAAATACCCTGAGAACAAATCCAAGGCACGGGACATGCCTCAGAAGAGTTGGGTCGTCGTCCTCTTCGCCTGGGTGGTCAGCAGAGCACGTGCATTTGGTGGAGAGGAGACGCCTGCAGTTTTTGGAGACTAGACCACTGCAGTGCTGCGATTCTCcacattttatttttatttatttttttgctcAAGAAACCACAGGCACGCCCGTGGAGAATAGTAAAACAGCAAGCAGGCGCAAAGCAAAGTAAAGCCAAAAGTAACAGACTCAGACCATGCACGGGGAGACTGTAGGTTCATCTGCTTTCTGAAATCATCGGGCACAGTTAGAGTATCAAGTGGAGAAATTCCAGTCCAGTCCAGTAAAGTTTGCAGATGCAATTAAATACATTTTTTTTTAACAGTCAGCAAAGGGTAAAATGATTCCTCAACTGAATATATTGCCCTCACTGGAGACTGGAGAGGCAATGCAAGTCACCATTCATAATTTACAGAGTGTCAGAGTTTAGGGCATGGGGGACACAGAGCATTACACCAATCTATTAGAAGACAGAACAAAACAGAGCATTACACCAATCTTTATAATTGTCTGAAAAGGAACGGAATAGCTCATGGTCCATAACCATCAAGTCACATAGAAATTAACTATACACATCTTAAAAACACATTACACTTGACATATGATGGTAAAACCAAGTCAGCAAAGGATCAGCTGGAGAAAAACACGCAGCAccataaaaaattaaataaacaGTTATGTGCTCAACATATAGTGCTTCGAACTGTCAGTTTGGGATTTACATGCCATGGATTTGCTCCTCATGCCACTGTTTTTGAAGCATTTATGTTTTTTGCTCGGCTATGAATAGTAATTCCAAATACTTGATTTGTTCCATGAACATCCCATTTCCAGTCTTGTGTTCCTCATTTTCCTTGCATGATTTGGAATTTCTGATGTGGCTGCAGTTCTGCTAActgttt encodes:
- the LOC110432608 gene encoding F-box/LRR-repeat protein At3g03360-like; this encodes MGMLTRAKKRRLEQEEERLAVADRISSLPDDVLGDIVSLLPTKDGARTQVLSSRWRHVWRSAPLNLDLHADDTDGRGILASDISRILSAHRGPGRRFVMPRHYKHKHKEYPTPTTPATMDGWLQSSALNNLQELEFFGNVILQRPPWMYRFSSTLGVARFGFGGSSFPDGIIGNNASALRFPLLRQMTLLNVSISVSSLHALLAGCPILESLLIHELGHPRLSSIG
- the LOC8054446 gene encoding uncharacterized protein LOC8054446 codes for the protein MKVDISVISAPRFVILGDLFQNWRPTFGGNATFFQGSTVDSMTAVLPSVKVLSLSDVKVCLDAAINLVKCFPHMERLYIKAQTLWLKPKGVSYHKYQNLIRTLDIGVRKIVLVNYEGSKSHINFVKLFVSNAKVLESLRLELAITNVSDCWIARQHKRLHIEKRASRGAQIAFVSPNTMIGPPDELLSAEKVHDLSTDPFQRFH